The following DNA comes from Diceros bicornis minor isolate mBicDic1 chromosome 12, mDicBic1.mat.cur, whole genome shotgun sequence.
ACATGAGTGGAATACTTTCTACTTCTCTTGAAAAAAATTgatgaattgttttatttttatgtgaccCAAAGTGCATATTTTCCGAGAATCAATGACTCTTCTGCCCTGGACATTAGTATTGCCCAAATGCACTGGGTAGGTTACTTAAGCAAATGACAGTAGATTTCAAGGACTTCCTgctgatttttaatttatttgactaCTCTTGTCATCTAAGAAGCTGACGGGAAGAGAGCGCCAGTAGTCCCGGGCTTATTTTCAACTATAgataatatgtgtgtatgtgtttgggggtgtgcaggggaggagagaaggcatGGGGATGCAAATACTCTATTAATTCactctaatatttatattcaACAATTTATATTCAATAACATATACCTCACACCCTTTTGGAATACATCAAAATTATGTCATTGCATGGAATTTTCATTCATCTAATTATGATTTGACTTAAATGGGTCCTGGGCTGGACTCAGGGTACTTTGCATGATGGTGAGATTTCCTGGGCATTAAGAACAAGCATGAGCTGAGTTCCCCCTGTGTGTACAGCATCGTCCTTGGAGGTTGGGATGCAGAGTTGGAAAACACCAGACTGGGAGGGGACCACAGTGAGCTGGTCTCACTTACCTGGTGGTCCAGGGCCTTGCTAATGTCATCCAAAGTTGGGAAGACAGCTTGGTCCATCTTGGCCAGGACACAGGCCATCTTGCTAAACAGCTTAGCTGCCAAGAGGGCCTTAAAGCAACACAGCAGAACCATGTCACAATATTAGTAGACTCCTGCTCGCCATTGGTGCTGGCACTTAGCCAGCAGCAGGACTGGCAATGAATACAGAGTCCTGCTATCCCCGTGGTGCTGTCCACTGCTGCAGGCACGGGAAGAAATCCCCCAGGGCATTTTGCATACCACTAATGGACTGGTGCGATTGGAGGGGTAGGGAGTCAGTCCCAGTAACAAAGCTGACTTTAAAGTCCTGTTCTGCCACTAACAGCTTTCATGATCCTCAGCCACCTCCGTgaccctcagcttccccatctgtaaagcagGAGTAATAGCCCCTCTCCCACGGCGTTGTCCTGAGGATGAGAGGATGAGATGAGATACTTATTGCCTGTGAGAGCATCGTGCACGTTACAGAGTGCTCTCTGAATGTACAAGTGGTTAAGAGACTAGGGTCAGGACCTCTAGACTCAGACTCCAGCCCCTGGTCTGCCACTGACTGTGCCCTGCATGTGGCCCTGGGCCTGTCATTTGGCTTCTCTCAGCTTTGGATgaaagcagtggttctccaacTGTGTCTGACTGAACCAAGGGACACTTCATCTGCCTCTGCTTGCTCCAGCCGGAGCAGTTCTGACTTCTTCTGTTCCAGAGAGCGGAATCATGTGGAATATTTTGTTTGAAGAAAATTTTCTATGACTTAAAACAAAGTTGGAAATCACTAGACTGCATGCCCTCTAGGAGGATTCAGGAGATATCTCCTTGAGGAAGTCAGGTGTGGGTTAGTGAAGAGTGAGGGAGAAAGTGTTCGGGGGAGAGAGAGCATGGTAGGTACAGGTGGGAGCAGAGAGAAAGACTGTGTCTGAGTGTCTGTCCTGAGATGTCCAGTGTGGAGGGGAAAGGAGGGGCTTCCAACCAGCAGGAGCTGGATGGCAGAGGTCTTCTTGGACCAAGTGAGGAGTGTGGGCTTTTACTTCATTGAATCCTCTCAGAGTCTTTTCAGGTAGGAAAGGCAGCTATTGAcactgttttgcagatgaggaaactgaagcacagaaaggcCGAGTGTTGTCTCTGGGGTTATTGAGCTTTTCTGTCTGAGAGCCAGGCCAAGGACGTAGACAGTCGCCTCCTAATCCTGCATCTTTCTGCTAGGTCTTACTACCTAAGGAGATGGGAAagatttctaaaaatgaaaataagtcaTTCTTATTCTTTGGAAAAGCTGATTAAAATCTGAGATCAAAACAAAATAACTTCTATAGCACATGCCAGTTATAAGAAATGGGGTTCTTTAAATGGCTCTCTTATTTCAGAGGCCTCAGGAGCCATGTGATGTCACCACCTCACAGGAACGCAAAGGGCTGCAGTATCCTTCTCCAGTTCCTCCTACAGAGGAGTTCCTCCTACAGTTGTTGGCTTGAAAACAAGCCACTCCAACTGCAGGAAACCTTGTCCCTTACCTAGAGACATGTATTCCCATTGACAGCCTAAACCTAGAGAAGGCAAATGTAGgcagtgtccttttctctctggaAAAGCCTAAGGCTAAATTTTGAATCAGAcaaggctttctttggcattgtAATGAGCGTATTCCACATCTTACATTCTTGTAGTCCAAGATTCCGTCCCATTCACTCAAAACATTGTTGTCTCGGATGCTGACCATACCTCGGAAGGCATTGACATGGATGCTTTGGGTCCCAACAGAGCCATCCAGAGGATGGCTGTCACTGATGTTCTGGAGAAAACCAAGCAGCAGGGAGAAGAGTTGAAAGGCCAGAGTTCCTGCTTAGCCCATATCTTATAGGTTTAAAGGGATACTCACAGGAAGTTTGAGGGAGGCCTCCCTGAATTATCACCTTTGAAATACTTTTGCTAAAGGAGGACCGACAGTTCCGACCCTCTCCACTCTTACTCACCATCAGGGCCAGAGATGGGGTTAGGAAGAAGACCACAAGGAAGGAAGATGCAATCTGAAATGGAAACAAATATCAACGTTCCCTTGTTCTCTTAGCTTCAGATGAGCCCAGGGCCTGGAATTCAAAAGCCCTCGGGGTTGGAGCCTTCTTAAAATGATCTATAACTTTCACAGTATCCATCCCCCTGGAGCCTCAATGTATATCAGGAGACTGTCTTTCAGAGTTGTTGATATGGGGTGCGCTGGTCTCGGGAGCAAAGCTTTATCGTTCACTCAAGGATACCTTTTGTTTTGCACTACATCTACTGTCAATCAGTGGGCTAAATATTAGGCAATCTGACCGACCACTTGATCTGTATGTAGGCAGGACTATCTTAGGCCAAACTGTAAAATAAGTGATAACTCAGGTTCTCAGTCTTCCCTTTCTGCATCTTCCTCTCTTCTACCAAACACTGGGGAAAACCTCTCTGTCCTCTCTGGAACCTGGTATCTTCCTGCTTCCTTTCCTCTAGATTCTCCCACCTTGCCTAAGAATACAAGATCATGCACCACTTATTTACACCTTATTTTGAAATAGATTTTCCTCAAATGTTACTAGTTCTTGAGATATTTCCAGCAAATCATTTTGTCTTGGTATGGCCAGTCTTGCCTGTTGAGGGAATTTCAGGCATCAGAGAGTGAGAGAATTAGGGTGGCAGGAACAGGCTAAGATAAGACAGTGTAGCAGTGAAAGTTTTCCTTCACCCCATAGTTCACTGTCTGGCCTATGTAAGGCTCATTCAGCTCGAGTGCACTTACAACATAAGCTGAAATCGACTTCTCCTCCATTCCCATAACGTCTATGCAATATTCCACATGCAGTGACACCATAAAAGTGAGATTCATCACTtcgaaggaaaagaaaacaactgcTCTTTGAACAGTAATCATAATGCAAGGAGGTTAATCAGGGAGATACTTGAGATGCAGATAGCAATAACATTTTATGAAACTATTCTGAGAGTTGGTGccatatattaaatatatctgAAACTTTCCTTCACTGGCAGTTTGCAAATAAGAAGGATCTGGGAAGAGAAGGCCCTGAAATATGAATATCTACTCAACCCCCAAAGATTCTTGGCTTTTTAAGATATTAGTTATTTTGGGAAAGACCCATCATTCagatatttcaaaatagaaagttTTGCCAACAGAGAGGTTGTGTGCCAAATTAATATTTGGAAATTCTACTTGGGTTTAATTTGAAGagtccttgggggaaaaaaaaaagaactgctcCCTGGCTATTTTGGTCCTGAAAACATAATCACCtacatttgaaatcagaaaatatacttACAAGGTGTTTCATGTTGCCTCTCTCTCAGACCCCATGCAACTGCACGCATAATAGAATTTTGAATGTCCCATATACTTTCTAAGTCTGGTTTATATAGTCCTGGACTTTTCACCTATTGCCATGATAAAGGACTCTGCGGTAGTTAACCATAATTCAGTTACTATTCTGGGGAAACGAAGGCAAATTTATGCAATCACAGTTATCACTTTTCTTTAActacttctaaatattttccctttacCCTTATACCTCCACTGGTTCCAAGGCAAACATGGCAAATGAACAAGTCTTTGTGGGCTGGCATGTCGATGGCCTTAATGACTAAGGTAAGGATTGCAAACAGTAGACCTTCAAGATGGTCCTGATATAAAATCAATGAGTTCACTGTTTCTACTTCTCACTTCCAGAGAATTTCTTTACTAACAGTGGAGGTGGTTGGGAAAAACCTTGTGAAGCCAAAAGAGATGGATTGGAATTACAAGGTTAGGTTGGAAAGCAATCTGGTCCAGCACTTCATCCAAACTCCAAATCACATGGTTGGTCCTGTGATGCCCTCTGCCCACCCACCAAGCTGGCCTCATTTTACCTCTTCAAACATCCACCTCTGGTTGACTTTCCTgatattcttatatatatatatatctatatattttttgtgtgtgaggaagatcagccctgaactaacacctgccaatcttcctctttttgctgaggaagactggccctgggctaacatctgtgcccatcttcctccactttatgtgggaagccgctgcagcatggcttgacaagcggtgcgtcagcgcacgcctgggatctgaatccgcgaaccccgggccgctgaggcagagcgcacgcacttaactgcttgtgccactgggtcggccccccgatatttttatattttgctccCACTATATGGTTtgtctctgccctcccagctttAGTTTCAGAGTGCTTTTTTCCCTAAAAGACCATTTGACCAGCAGTGGAACTCTTGAGACAAAGGGAATGCATTTCTATGATGAGTCAAGCATTAATTCAGCCGTTTTCATACATTATCTTAAGTTTTCTCAAGCTCTTTACTGGTAGGGAGCCAACTACCTGGATCAAATTCCAAAAGGCCAGAACAAAATAGATATTTCTTCTGAGAGAAGATGACGTATACAGATGAGCTTGGACACTGGAATGATGGAAGAGGGAAGACAAACAGCTCAGTCCTTACAGTGCTTAATGTCAATTGGCAACAAGAACGTGAAGTAGATGGGCTTTGGGGACTATCAGGTCACTAGACCTCAGTTAATATCATACTCATATCTCTATTGCTGTCAGTACTTTGAAAACACCATGCACAGAGCATCTACTCAACAGTTATTGGCTGAATAAGTAAAACGTACTATAAGAatgactttcattcttttgcatgtggatatctggttttcccaacaccatgtattgaagagattatcctgtccccattgtgtgttcttggtgtctttgtcaaaaattagttgactgGATATGCACGGGTTatgtctgggctctctattctgttccactggtctatgtgcctgtttttatgccagtaccacattgttttgattactatagttttgtaatgtagtttgaaatcaggacgtgtgatgcctccagctctgttcttctttctcaggattgctttggctattcaggatcaaagacttaaatgtaagacctgaaactctaaactcctcaaagaaaacatagggaaaaagatcCTTGACCttggtcttggtaatgatttcttggataacaCACTAAAAGCACAGGGAAAAAAGCTAAagtaaacaagtgagactacatcaaactaaagagtttctacacagcaaaggaaacaatcaataaattGAAACAGCAACctatagaatgagagaaaatatttacaaatcatatttctgataagtggttattatccaaaatatataaagaactcatacacctcaacagcaaaaaagcaaataatccaattaaaaaatgggctaaagacttgaatagacattttgcaaagaaaacatacaaatggtcaataggtatatgaaaaggttctcaacatcactaataatcagggaaatgcaaatcaaaaccacaatgagatatcacctcacacctgttataatggctattatcaaaaagacaagagataacaactgttggcaagaatgtggagaaaagggaatccttatacactgttggtgggaatgtagattggtatagccattatggaaaacaatatggtgattactcaaaaaattaaaaattgaactatcatatgatctagaaatcctactcctgggtatatatccataGGAATTGAAATCAGTGTCTTGAAGAGCTATCTGCAcatccatgtttattgcagcattattcacaatagccaagatatggaaacaacctaagtgtcattTGACCAATGAATGAATCAGAAAATGTGattcaaacacacaaatgcatatgcaatggaatattgttcagccacaaaaaagaaggaaatcctgccatttgcaacaacatgggtgaatctggagggcgttatactaagtgaaataatccagagagagaaagacaaatactgtgtggtatcgcttatatgtggaatctaaataaacaaaagccaatttcatagaaacagagaatagaatgggcTGGGGGAGGATAAAATGGGGCAAtgtaggtcaaagggtacaaattttcagttatagtAAGAATaatttctgaggatctaatgtacagcatggtgactatagttcatAATATGGtatcatatacttgaaagttgctgaaagtggatcttaagcattctcatcacacacacaaagaagagttaactatgtgaggtgatggatgtgttaattatcaTGATCTTGGTGATCATTCTacaatgtatatgtgtatcaaatcctCATGTTGTATACTTTAGatatgtataattatatttgtcaattattgctcaataaagataaaagttaaaGAATGACTATCAGGGACTAATGGAATGGCAAGATTTGTCTCTAAATAGGTAGTGGCATTGGGAAAGAACTAGAGGTTAAAACTTTGGTTTTGAAGCCCAAGGAGTCTGTGAGAAACTTTATAGAACAATTGCATTTGCAGCCAGAAGGAATCTTAAAATCCGGTGTGAATCCTCTATTGAAAACTGCAGAAATCACCAGGAGAGAACACAAGAATGATTGTGAGTTGCAGAATATCAAAGGgaaatataatcatatatatttgTAAGACACTATCACTTTCATTGCagaatttaatttgctttttattaCCAACTGTATGAGTTAGGAGGAGCAGTGATCGTTaactcattttataggtgaggataTGCGTCCATAGACTAACTCTGCTCTAAATACGTCTATTGGTGCAGAGTgaaaatttgaacccaggtctatgGACTTCAAAGGCTCTGACTACATGCATTTTCCCCAACAATGTGCTGCCTTTTGGGGCTCATTAATTTCACACTGGAGGTTGACAGAGCAAGGGTCCTGAGGAGCTTTCTCCTTTCATATCCCCCTTCTATAGTTGTTTGCTTTTCAGATAACCATACTGAGCAGCTAATTTTGTTGGAGCGTCTCCCCAGGCAACTGGGGACCAGGAATCATTCAAGTCTCAGACAGCCAAATGCCACTCCTCTTGTCCCTAAGTCCAGGTTCGAGGAGTGAAGGGACCAAAACGAAAGGCAGCTGTGTCATAGAGGCAGCACCAGCAGAAGATCCCAAATGAGTGTCTAATCAAGCACCTATCTGAAAAAGAAGGGGCACTCGGATAGGAATGCAAACAAAATGGAGACCAAGTCTGGAAAGAGACGTGGAGATCAGGTCTCAAGGAATCAGAAAGCCGTGAGGTGGACAAACTCTGTCACTTCCGAGGTCCCTACTCACCCAGCATCTGGCATGAGAGGGGGTGTCATGTGTGGAGGACAGTCATCCAACTCTGCCCCCTACTCCAATGTCCCCCTGTAGGACTAGGCTCTTGGGTCACACTTTTCAATTTACTGGCATCTCTGGTGAGTAGCAACAAATGTTGGGATGGCCTTACTCATGGAAATGAGTCTACTATTAAAAGAAGTTATCGTTATAACGGTGTTTGAATACTTATTAAAATACTGATGTGCAAATTTGCTAATAAATAGCTATTCAGCCACACATTCAAATCTGCATTTAGTTCTGCAAAGGCCAACAGCTGTGTGCACGGAGGAATAATCCATATATTCAAACCACGGAGTCGCATTAAGGAATGAGCTTTGGCCAAAAGAAAGTTTGGAAAGCACCCTTTTTTTTGCCCTACTTTCCCTCTTTTTATCTTCCAATCCATTCCACAAACTCTTCCACTCCTGCCACGTCACTTCTAGAAAGTCATCCGAAGACTTCCGTGATTTGGCCCCAACTCACCTTTTCAGTCCTGCCTTCCCGTTCTTTCCAACCTATGCCAAGATGCTAACCAAATCTGGCTGTTCCCGTTCCCCACATGCTTTCCTAACTCCAAACCTTGGTTCATGCTGAGAGACTCCCTGCCTTACTtatttctcctctcccttcttcaagaCCAATTTGAACCGTGACCCACTCCTCCGGCTTCCTTCACTCCCAGCCAAACGTAATCTCTTCTTTCAAAATATCATACTTCCCTGCTTGTACCAAACTCTGCTCTTTATATTCTTCATAGTGTTGTATTTACTTCTCTCGTTTTCTGATCAGGCCATTTTAAATGGCATATTTATGTCACTAGACTGCAAATTCTGTAAGGTTAGAgactttgttttattctctgctgTAGCTCTAACATCTAATATTTGGAACAGTACTTGACACAGAATAGGTACTCAAAAATTGTAGACGttaagtgagtgaatgaacagATTGCACCAATGGTATATTATTCATCCCTGTACCTCCTGGAGTACCTAGTACTGTCTGGCACATAGCGAGTGCAcagtaaataattgttgaatttaATGGCAAATCATGgaatcaaatatttaataataatgtcAATGAGGAAGACAATTAAAATCTGAACACAATGGCGTGTACAATAAGGAAAAGTGGCGCTGTTTATAAACTCCAATTATAGAGCAATTATAACGTTAGCAGAAAGACATCGTTAATATTTTTGTCCCTGGATTGGGGGACagagggggaagaaaaaggaaaatgaaagccaGGCACCTGCAAAGTTGTTTGCCCTTTATCTTGCATCCTGGAACCTTGGCAAGAGCAAGACTCGCTTGCCCGGATCCCTTGTCCTGCTCGGTGTTTGCGAAATACCTTTGATTTCTCTGTTATGTACTTACCACCTGCCATAAACCAGAAACTTCCTTATCCTTATTTTACGTTTTCTACTTTTGTCCTGGAATGCagacttgtatatttattcctgTAATGGTACTGATATTTAACTAATCTTTCCAGCCAACTCAGTGTGCATCATAACTgaggtattatttttttaatcaataaagCTTTACTCATGCTCTACATACTTGTATTTCTTCCCTAATcccaaagcaaatgaaaaatataagtcAATAATCAATCATGTCATTTTGGCCCACAAACCAACTCTCCTTCTAATACTTTTGTTttgtgtacagcatggtgactatgtgGTTTGGTTGTTTTTAGTTCGTTCTTCTTTACATAGTCTGATACGCAGTGCATCTGGCCTTCTTCATCCATGTGCCCGTTGTTTATATTCCTATATTCAACGATGATTATATTCATTTGTTTTCTATGGCTGTTTTCAAGGCCTGCTCCCACTCCCCTCTGTCTCTGAGGGTTTTCTCCTCTCAGCCCCCTTTACCTTCTGCATTTCGCCACACATCCTAGAATCCAGGATCTGACCTTCTAGGACACCGACCAACCCAGCCCCACTCTACTCCTGTTATCGCTTTCCTTTCTGGCTCAGTTTCCCTGGATGTTTTCTCTGCCCTTTCTTTTGTCCTCCTTGGACCCCAGACCCAAATATTTTCTGCAAAGCAGGCCTGTCTAAGTCTGTACTTCCCAAGCAGGTACAACCTTCTAGCAAACATTATCTTGTTGCATCTTGCATCTGCCCGGAGCTACTTATCTTACCTCCGTGTCTATCCAACCTGCAATTGCTTGATTGCTCCCACTTCTTCCTGAAGTTCATTCCAGGTAGATTAGCAGCCAGGATGCAGTGTACTCTACCTTGTTAAGTAGCTGACATCACCTcttacaaaattaatttttacaacaGATCTTTTCTTAACGGAAGTGTTCTTACTTAGGTCCACGATTTGTGGATGGTTCTAAAATGGCCTCCTGAAATTTCACGTAAAACTTTATTGGTGGGTGCATATGAGGTTTGCTCCCCCCAGGGAGAAGAGCCATACCCTTCATCAAATTTTTCAAAGGAGTCTCATctaaaaaagtttgagaaccactgcctcaaagatcttttctccactacatatatatcttttcctctttattttctgatgTCCTAGCTTAGTTCACTTGGGGAAAACTTCAGGAGGGGATAATAGTAAGGAAGGTTGATTTTAGGTGGTAAAACCATCTTTGGGTGGTGGAGACAATATAGTtttacccatttcacagatgtggaaactgagactgaGACCTGGAGAAGTAAATGAATACGTGGCCTAGAGTCACACAGGAAATTAGTGACAGAGTTGGGACCTGTGTCACTGGCTGCGGCCCCATGCCCTCTGCACTAGGTCTCACGTCCTCCTTCCAGGCTCTGCATTACCCCAGTTGGGGAGTTCCCTTCTCCTTAACCCAGGGCCTGTACCAGAGCAATAATAGCTCCTCTTCCTATAGATTCCTAGGCCAGAGTCATGCATTCCTGAAAGATATTCTTTCAAGACTCTCAAATCTTGGGCCGTGGGCTGTAGAAAAACATTAAAGAATGCAGAAGGCCGGCTTTCCCCGGTGCAGTGGCCTGGAGCCAGTAACCTTTAACTTCTCCTCTGGGCCTCACTGTGGTCCCTCTTAGTTTTCCTGAGTCAGGAAAACGAGGCCCCACCAGCTCCAGATTGCCCAGTTTATGCCCCAAGGTGCTGCTTCAGCAGAGGAGGGGATGGGAAATGGACTTCTACAACTTTTTTACTCCTCTTTTCATTACCAGACCTCTATCCTTCCGCTGATAATCTCttaggggaggagaggaaaaccACTTCTCTGAAGATGTGgcatttttcttctttggcttCTATATACCTTGATCCTCCTACTCAGGAGAAtggagggtgggagagagagagagagagaaggcatgaAGTGCCTTCATGAAACATGTACCATAATACAACTGTAACCTGGCACTATTGTCATGTTCATTTACTCAAAAAGGAACTGTTAGAGGAATATAAGACCAACCCTATTTAAAGCAACCCTTATCCCTTCATTCTCTAGAATATTCTCTTGTATTGTTATTGGATActtcattttgcatttttatcttAAACTGTTCAGAAGACAATGTGGATTATTGGAAAAAGCGCCAAACCCAAATTCTGGAAGCCAGGGTTTTAGTCTCAGCTCTGTCTTCCACATTCCACACTCGctggctgccctctgccctccaaaAACTGAGAGTTTGGACATTTGGCTGACATCTTGAATGGCTGCAGGAAATCCAGCTCAGGGGTCAAAAAGCAGTGGGAACCAAGTCCATCACTATCTACTTACTTTTCATCAACCATCAAATGGCGAGAGAGCCCTTGTGGAaatctatgtatttattttgggGTGGAGTGGGTAAGAGGACACTGTCTGTAAAAGTGTATGCACTTATATATGTCATGCTTGCTTTTTGTAATCAATCCCAAGCAGTAGCTTCAGTAGCAAGAAAATAGCCAAGGTTAAATTCAGTGCAAGGCTGGATTAGCTGAATGTTCTTATTTCTAAATTCTTTACTCAAGTAAAAGCCTCAAACTCCTTGACCCTTTTTTCTCTGTGACCAGTGACCAGCATTTGGATCACTTGCCTCCATGAATATGTCCAAAGAGTGTTAAGCCCCAGTCAAGATTTTGGTAAAATTTTATTGATCTGGCTAACTTTCAAGATGCACTGATCAGCAATCTGATTGGGGCAGGATCTTGGAAGATCTGACTCACGAGATGACACAATTGTGCCTGTAGTCCTGATGGAGTGTTCTGAGAGCTATAACCTTGGCAAATTTctgagaagggagggaggtggcCCTGGGCTTGAGCAGTAGGACAGGAGTAagatgtgttggagaggctgtgtgcTGACATGTAATAACCCATGAAAGGAAACTGGGAGACAAGGGGAGGTGGCAAGACACTTGTCCCTAGCTCCCTTGCAACATCCTCATTATGCTATTATGAGTTAGGTGCCTCATTATCAGGGATAAATACTCCAATTAGTTAGGAAAGACTTCTCTCAAAGAAAATTTGGGTTCTCAGAAAATTGTTGCAAGTTACAGTTTTTCATCATAACACATGTGCATGAAGCAAGTTGTGGGCATACTTAGGCACGATCTATACAGTTCCCCACATATATGCTATTCACATGCAATATTTCCCATGTTTTCTCAAGGCTGCCTTCTGTTCTCCCACTTTTGGTGGTCAAGTTCAGGCTGAATGGGTGATGCATTAATTCATTACTATCCTTTATGTAAGTGAAAAGGAGATGTGGTAACCAGCTTTCCAGATGGCCCCAACAATCTTTACTTGGTGTTCATGCCCTTGTACAGGTCCCTTCCACACTGAATAGGGCTGACCTGTGCAACCAATGGGATATTGTGGAGATGACGGTATGGAACTTTCTAGGCTATTTCATAAaagactttgtgacttctgcctTGTGCCTTCATGGATTACTTACTCTGGAGAGAGCCAGTTACTATGTTGTTAGAACACTTAAGCAGTGTTGTAAAGAGTTCTGTGTGGCAATAAACTGAGGCTTTCTGTCAATAGCCACCTTGTGAGGGAGCCGTCTTGGAAGCAGACgtcagccccagtcaagccctcagatgactgtagcccttGGCCAACATCTTGACTGAAACCTCATGAAAGACACTGAGCCAGAACCACACAGCTAAGCCCTCTGGATTCCTAACCCTAAAAAACTGTGTAAtatcataaatgtttattgtgtttatatttgggataatttgttatgcagttaGAGATAggtaatgtatttttttattgaggtgaaattcacataacatgaaattaaccGTTTTTGAAGTGAACAATTCATTGGCATTTAATACATCATAGAGTTGTGAAACTACCACTtccatctagttccaaaacattttcatcattccaaaaggaaacctcatacccattaagcagttactctctgcctcccttcctttgaCCCCTAGCCACGGTCAATCTGCTTTCAGTCCTTACAGATTTACTTATTCTGCATATTTCACatagatggaa
Coding sequences within:
- the LOC131411664 gene encoding gastrokine-3-like, coding for MKHLIASSFLVVFFLTPSLALMNISDSHPLDGSVGTQSIHVNAFRGMVSIRDNNVLSEWDGILDYKNALLAAKLFSKMACVLAKMDQAVFPTLDDISKALDHQALEHYPSTHGLTYTVLPSRVKNLAQYGMPIKDMCRNVPTYFAQQQKEGTALAIDPNSCFEVQLLSFMGLSICGDIAGL